The window CCTGCCCATGCTGCGCGAGTGCGGTGCGGATGCCATCGCCGGTCCCACGCTCGGCGCTGACCCTATAGTCGCGGCTGTCGCATTGTTGAGCCATCAGGACGGCGACGGCGCGAGCATACCGGGCCTCATCGTGCGCAAGGAGGCGAAAGAACACGGCGGCAAGCGCGCCATCGAAGGCACGGTTGTACCCGGCTCGCGAATCGCCGTAGTGGACGACGCTTGCAGCACCGGCGGCAGCCTGTTCCACGCCATCGACGCGGTCGAGGACGCGGGCTGCGAGGTGGTCAAGGTGCTCGCCATCATCGATCGGCATCAGGGCGGCAGCGCCGAACTGCGGCGGCGCGGCTACGACTTCACCGCACTGCTAGAGGCGGACGCGGACGGCAATGTTCGCCCTGTCAGCCGGGACTAGCGGGTGAACTACGGCATGCCGCTTGACCTGACAGGCGTTCGATGGCTGTTCTTCGACCTCGGCTACACGCTCATCAACGAAGACGGCGCTGCTATGGGACGGCTGGCGCAGGTGTCCGATGCGCTAGGGCAGCACGGCATTGAGGCATCGCCCGCAGACCTTCGCGCCGAGCTTGAGGCAGCGTCCGCGCGCTTCGACCCGAACCCGTTCCGCAGCCTGCTGCTCCC of the Chloroflexota bacterium genome contains:
- the pyrE gene encoding orotate phosphoribosyltransferase, with the translated sequence MRQFNVFLFVRNNTKGDVVSATEAEIILELAIDRGALTFGEFRLSAGGTSSYYFDGRIVTLDPAGSYHVARAFLPMLRECGADAIAGPTLGADPIVAAVALLSHQDGDGASIPGLIVRKEAKEHGGKRAIEGTVVPGSRIAVVDDACSTGGSLFHAIDAVEDAGCEVVKVLAIIDRHQGGSAELRRRGYDFTALLEADADGNVRPVSRD